The genomic interval AGCATTATCGGCGTCTTCATAAGACGTCTCCCACTCTTCTTCACGCTCAAGCAGGGGGTTGCTATCGAGTTTAAGCTGCACTTCTTGTTCAAGCTCAAGACTCGATAATTGCAGCAAGCGAATTGCCTGCTGCATTTGTGGGGTGAGTGTCATCCCCGTCGTTAGCTTTGCCCCAATACCAATTTTCATAACGCGTTTTTTTAAGCCTTACTCTAATGAGGTTAGTTTAGATGGTGCGCCCATGCTCTGCTAGGTTGCTAGTTTAGTATTGTTTCAACAAGATATGCTAGCATTTTTTGACATTCAGCCGTATATTAATTAACTGCACTTAGCTTCGCTTTACTTAACTGTGCTTAGCTTAACTTTACTTAGCTGCAGCAACCCCAAATTTCCCTAAATTTTTTGCTTACGAAATCAAACCATGACAAAACTGACAAAATTTGCGATTGTTGAACTCAATAGCCAGACCGATATCTTAGCAAATCTTCAATCTATTGAATTAGGTATTAAAATTGCCAGTGAACGCGGCACCCGCATGGTGATTTTGCCAGAAAACGCTTTTTGTTTTGGCAAACAGGGTTTTGCCAGTCAATATTTTGACGCCTTAAAAGCTTGGTCGGCACACGCTGCCCGCCACTATGGTGTGTATCTGCTGGCAGGTACCTTGCCCTGCCCGTATCGACCTGATGGTACGCCCGTCGCTGATGGCAAACTTCGGCAAAGCTCACTATTATTTGACCCTGCTGGCGACTGCTTAGCGCGCTATGACAAAATTCATTTGTTCAAAGCCACCGTCAATGACAGCACAGGCAACTACGATGAAGGTAGAACCTTCGAAGCCGGTAAGGAGCTTATTGTGGCGGATACCGAGTTTGGCAAAGTCGGCATGATGGTATGTTTTGATATTCGTTTCCCCACCCTTGCGGTCAAACTACGCGAACTAGGCGCAGATATACTCACCGCGCCTTCGGCGTTTACTTACCAAACAGGTAAAGCACATTGGCATGCGCTACTCACCGCAAGGGCGCTTGATAGTCGGCAGAGTAAAACTTGAAGTGCGACATAAACCACCTAATTAATTTAAAGGGTTTATGGAGTATATAAAATTGTCATACCATCATCTTAACTTTGAAGATCGTACTGCATTAATGCTTGAGTCAAGAAAAGAAGGCTTTTCAGCCAGAAAATTTGCTGAACTCATTAAAAGACATCCTAGTACGATCTATCGTGAGCTTAAAAGAAATAGCATCAATGACGTTTATCAAGCTCAATATGCTTCTGATAACACCTTCGCTAGACGTAGACGTGGTCACAGAAAACTCAAAATCGATTCAATCCTCTGGAAATTTATTGTTGAAGCGATCCGTTGTTTATGGTCTCCTCAGCAAATAGCAAAACGTTTAAAGACATTTCCTGATTTGGATCAAACAATGAATGTAAGCCATACAACGATTTATTCAACGATACGAGCATTACCAAAGGGTGAGTTGAAAAAAGACTTATTATCCTGTCTGCGTCATGAAAATAAAAAGCGAAAAGCTAACGGTGAACCTAAAAAAGATTCTATATTACAGGATATTAAAACTATTCATGAGCGCCCAGCCGAAGTTCAAGAAAGAAAAATACCGGGTCATTGGGAAGCTGATTTAATTAAAGGTAAAGACAATAAAAGTTCGATAGCAACACTTATTGAACGAAATACACGGCTCTGTATCTTGGCAACATTACCTGATGCAAAGGCAGAATCAGTGCGCAAGGCTTTAACTGAAGCTCTGAAATATTTACCTGCAGAACTGCGTAAAACGTTGACCTATGACCGTGGACGCGAGATGGCAGAACATAAAATACTTGAAGAAGATTTAGGCATAGATGTATATTTCTGTGACCCACATTCACCCTGGCAAAAAGGCACATGCGAAAATATGAATGGTTTAATTAGGCAATATTTACCTAAAGGGATTGATTTAAATCAGGCAGATCAGCATTATTTAAATCAAGTTGCCATGTCACTGAATACTCGTCCTAGAAAAGCGTTAGATTGGCTTACACCATTAGAGAAATTTGCTCAGCTTGTTGATTATCATAAGACTTTTCAAACTGTCGCACCTCATGTTTGAATTCGCCCAAGTATTATGCCATTATTTCAATGAGTTATCTTTTTTTGTCGTGTACAAAGGTATATACTATGGCTCTAGACTAGCAGAATAATTATGTTAGTCTAGAATAATGATAGAAAACAGTAAATTAAGTCACTACAAGATTAAAAAAATTATTCAATGCTTTTGTGTTGATATTCCTGCTTCCAAAACAGCTTTATTACTCAATTTAAATCGTAATACGATTAATTATTGGTACATGCTTTTTAGAGAAACTATCTATGATCATCAAACAGATTTAAGAGCTAAGTTTGTTGGTTCAATAGAAGTAGATGAAAGCTATTTTGGAGCGAAAAGGCAACGTGGGTTTCATGGAAAGTTAAAGCGTGGTCGTGGGACTCTAAAACAGCCAGTGTTTGGAATATTCGAACGTAATGGGCGCGTCTATACTGAAATCGTACCTGACTGTAAAATGAAGACTTTACAAGAGGTTATAATTGGTAAAGTTTCACTTGAGAGTGTGATTTATAGTGATGGATGGCGTGGCTATAATGGTCTTGTTGATGTGGGTTATTCAAAGCATTTTAGGGTAAATCACGGAGCAAATGTGTTTGCTAGAGGACAATGCCATATAAATGGAATAGAATCATTTTGGAGCTTTTGTAAAAGAAGGCTAGCAAAGTTTAACGGCATATCAAAAGAGTACTTTGATTATCATCTTAAAGAAACTGAATGGCGTTGGATGAGGGAACCTAATGAGTTAGCAACTGAGCTGTGGAACCTCATTAGGTAAAATTAAGTGTAAATCTGCTAGTCTAGAGCCATACTATTATTTAGAAAAAAGTTGTTGCTAACAATATTTTTTTATTTGTCTTTAGGGGGGCGATAAATTGGGCTTTGAAAATTCAAGTATTTTGGAAAAAAGTAAAAAATCTGAGCAGATTTTTATTAATAAAAAAATACAGGCAAGGGCTGTTGAGTCAGATCTTAAAATGGTTAAGCAGACTATTAAGCTTTTGTCGGAAGGTGGGGTAAGTGCAGTTACTTTAGAAGCTGTTGGAGTGAATGCAGGATATAGCCGAGGCTTAGTCACACGTCGTTATGGCTCTAAAGATAAATTGTTAATTCGTGTTTTGGATTATTTGGAAAATTGGCTTAATGAGAAATCTAAATTATCTACTAAAAATAAATATGGTTTGGATGCGATTAATAGTTTGCTTTTAAATGTGGCAGATGATGTTTATGTCTATCGTGAAAAATATCGTGCTTATTTTTGGTTGAGATTTTATGGGTTGGAATCAAATAAAGCTTTAAATGAATATCTTGTTAATTCACAGAGTGTGCGTGAATCAGATAATATTAAATGGTTGAAAGAAGCTTTGGTTTTGGAGCAGTTGTCTCGAAATGTTGATATTGAAATGGTCGCAGATTTTATTATGACTTCTTTAATGGGGCTGGTACATAAATGGATGGTCGATCAAAATTTTAATATTGAACTGAGATTAAGGCAGTTGGTTCATGTGCATTTAAAAAATATGTTCAACCATTCACATTTATATCATGCTGTAAATTATTGGGGGGAATGAGGTTATGCAATTCACTTCTTTAAAATGGATGTGTGTCGTATTGACATCAAGTCTTGTGGGTTGTTCTCAAATAACGCCTCTCCCAGAACATCAAGTGGCTCTGTCTCAAACATATCCATTGCAAACTCAAGGTAACTACCAAGTCTTATCTTGGGACAATTATGTTAATGATCAGCAGCTAATTAATCTTGTTGATTTGGCATTAGTGTCCAATCAAGATTTAAAAATTGCTTCATTACGGATACATGAAGCACAAGCAGCATATGGTATCCAACGTGCGGAGCTTTTCCCCAATATTGGCGGGAATGCAGGTATGGAACGTAATCATGTGCCTGCCGATTTATCTTATGTTGGCCGAGAAATGACGACCAGCCAGTATTCTGTTGGTTTGGGTATGAACCAATGGGAGCTGGACTTATGGGGGCGTATACGCAGCTTGAATGAAGCAGCTTTACAGCAGTTCTTTGCAGTAGAGAGTAATGTGCAAGCGGTACGCAACAGTCTTATTCAGCAGACAGTTCTAAGTTATTTAACACTTTCTGAACTAGACAAACGCATTTATTTTGCTCAGCGCTCTGTTCAGAATTATGAGAAATCAGTACGCCTGTTTAAACGCCGCTATGAAGTTGGTGCTAGTTCCAAAGTGGAATATATGCAAGCAAAAACAATGCTCAGCAATGGTCAGGCCTTAGTGACACAACTGGAGAAGTCGCGTGCATTGACTGCAAACTATTTAGTGCAGCTGGTAGGGCAGCCGACTTCTTTGCATCAAACAGATTTGGATCAAGTGACTTTTAAAACAGGTGTACTGCATACAGGCCTGCCTTCAGATTTATTGCTGAATCGTGCTGATATACGTGCATCTGAAGCTATGCTCAAATCTAAGCATGCCAATATTAATGCAGCAAGGGCGGCATTTTTCCCGCGAATTACACTGACGGGCAGTTTGGGTACAGCCAGTGCAGATTTAGATGGATTATTTAAATCTGGCAGCAGTGTTTGGTCATTTGCCCCGAGTATCAGTGTCCCGATTTTTACTGCAGGTCGCCTAAAAAATAATTTGACCTTAGCAGAAGTGCGTAAAGAGATTGCAGTGGCAGAGTATGAAAAGACGGTACAGAACGCATTCCGTGAAGTCTCTGATGCACTGGTTCAACAGAAATATTTAGATCAACAATTACGGATTCAGAAACAAGGACTCAGTGCTTTCCAGGAAACTGCACGGCTGGCACAACTGCGTTATGACAACGGTGCTGTGGGATATTTAGACGTTTTGGATGCACAGCGCAATTTACTTAGTGCAGAACAGCAATGGATTGAAACGCAAAGTAGCTTAATGCAGTCCTATGTCAGTCTTTATTTTGCCTTGGGTGGTGACACCGCATTTGCAAAAAAAATTTAAAATATTGGGTAATTAAACATGAATTTTAAGAAAATAACCATTGCTGGGTTCATCGTTGTTTTAGGGTTGGTCGCTTATCTGATCTGGAAAAATATGAATAAGCCAGACACTGATGCCTTAGTCAGTGGCAATGGACGTATTGAAGCCACTGAAATTAACGTATCTAGTAAGCTATCTGGTCAGTTAGAAGAAATTTTGGTTAAAGAAGGTGACTTTGTCGAGCCTGGTCAAATCTTGGCGCGGGTTAAAATTTCTGCTTTAGAGGCCCAATTGCGTGAATTGGAAGCACAACAGCGTCAAGCCCAGGATGCGATTGCGACAGCGGAAGCACAAGTGTCAATGCGCATTAGTGAAAAATCTGCTGCTGAGGCAATGGTACAGCAGCGTGAAACCGAATTGATGGCCGCTAAAAACCGTTTGGCGCGTACTGAGGTTTTAGCCAAAGAGGGAGCCTCATCAAAGCAGCAACTCGATGATGAACGTGCCTCTGCGCAGCAAGTAGCAGCGGTATTAAGCGCAGCTAAAGCACAAGTGCAAAGTGCGCAAGGTGCGATCGTGGCCTCTAAAAGTCAAGTTTCAGCGGCTCATTCTCAAGTTGATGCAATCAAAGCATCGATTGAACGGATTAAATTTGATATGGATGATGCGCAATTACGTGCTCCATTAAAAGCAAGAGTGCAGTTCCGTGTTGCACAGCCGGGTGAATTGGTGGCAGCAGGTGGACGTGTTTTAAATCTGATTGATCTGTCTGATGTGTATATGACCTTCTTTTTGCCGGAAACTGTCGCAGGGCATATCGCCATTGGTACAGAAGTTCGCATTGTGTTGGATGCCGCGAAAAATGTGGTGATTCCTGCCAAAGTGTCATTTGTTGCAGATACTGCACAGTTCACACCAAAATCGGTGGAAACTGAAAGCGAACGCCAAAAATTGATGTTCCGTGTTAAAGCGAAAATTGATCCGACTTTATTAAACAATAATATTGAACAAGTCAAAACAGGTTTGCCGGGTGTGGCATATATCAAAATTGATGATCAGGCAGTGTGGCCGACATTTTTAGAGAAAAAAGCTAAATGATGACACAACAATCTGAAAAAGGATCGTTTGTTGCAGAAATTGAAAATGTCAGCCTGAAATATGGAAAAACAGTCGCGCTTAATAAAGTGTCGTTAACGTTACCTGCAGGTTGCATGATTGGTTTGATTGGTCCAGATGGGGTAGGTAAATCTAGCTTATTGGCTTTGCTGTCAGGTGCTAAAATTGTGCAGCAGGGGAAAGTAACAGTCTTGGGTGGTGATATTGCAGATAAATATCATCGAATTCAGGTCTGCCCATATATTGCCTATATGCCGCAGGGTCTAGGAAAAAACCTCTATAAAACATTAACTGTTGAAGAAAATTTACAATTTGTGGCCCGGTTATTTGGACATGATGCCATCGAGCGCCGCAAACGAATTGATGAACTGACCAAGAGTACAGGTTTATACAATTTTTTAGATCGCCCAGCAGGAAAACTTTCTGGCGGGATGAAGCAGAAATTGAGTCTATGCTGCTCTTTAATTCATGATCCGGATTTTCTGATTTTAGATGAGCCTACAACAGGGGTTGACCCTTTGGCGCGAGCGCAATTTTGGGAATTAATTAACCGTATTCGCAAAGTTCGTCCACATATGAGTGTAATTGTTGCTACTGCTTATATGGATGAGGCACAAGGTTTCGACTGGCTTGCAATGATGGATGATGGGGAAATTTTAAAAACTGGCACACCGCAGGAGCTGCTCAGTCAAACCCAAAGCATCAGCTTAGAAGATGCATTTATTAAATTGCTGCCAGAAGAAAAAAAAGCCGGTTATGAACCTGTCGTGATCCCGCCCTTGCCAGATTATGGTTCAGATACCTTTGCACTTGAAGCGAAAGATTTAACAGTAAAATTCGGAGATTTTACTGCTGTAGATCATGTTAATTTTCAAATTAAACGTGGTGAGATTTTTGGCTTTCTAGGTTCAAATGGCTGCGGTAAATCTACCACCATGAAAGTGCTGACGGGCCTCTTAGAAGCATCGGAAGGGCAGGCATGGCTGTTTGGTCAGCCCGTTGAAGGCAGCAATATTGAAACCCGGCGTCGTGTGGGCTATATGTCGCAGGCTTTTTCCCTGTATAGCGAACTGACTATTGTGCAGAATTTGGTATTGCATGCCAAATTATTTCATGTGCCACAAGAGCAAATTGAGCCGCGTGTACAACTGATGCTCGAGCGTTTTGATCTTGAGAATGTGAAAGAAAAACTGCCTGATGATTTGCCCTTGGGGGTTCGTCAGCGTTTATCACTCGCAGTGGCACTGGTGCATAATCCTGAAATTTTAATTCTGGATGAACCAACATCTGGGGTTGACCCGATTGCGCGTGATAATTTCTGGCGCTATTTAATCAATTTGTCGCGTAATGATGGGGTCACGATCTTTATTTCAACTCATTTTATGAACGAAGCGTTGCGCTGTGACCGAATGTCAATGATGCACGCTGGACGAGTGCTTGACAGTGCGTCACCAGCACAGCTGATAAAAAACCGCCATGCTGAAACACTTGAAGAAGCTTTTATCGGTTATTTGATTGATGCTGGTGCAGGCACTAAAGATCAGCCCAATGATTTGGCGAAAAGTATTGCTGAAACAAATGGCAGTAAAGAACTGAATGCCAAGCCAAAAAAATTCAGTTTGCGCCGGTTATTGAGTGTTGCCTGGCGTGAATCTTTGGAGTTGGCGCGTGATCCGATTCGCGCCACCATGGCTTTAATGGGGTCATTAATTTTACTGCTGGTCATGGGCTACGGCATCACCATGGATGTTGAAGACCTCAAATTCGCTGTGTTGGATCGTGACCAAACGAGCTTAAGTCAAAACTACAGCATGAGTATTGCAGGGTCGCGTTATTTTATCGAACAGCCAGCGCTGCAAAGCTATGATGATATTGATCAGCGTATGCGTAGTGGGGATATTTCCTTGGCGATAGAAATTCCGCCAAATTTTGCTCGTGATGTTGCTCGTGGTGAACAGGTGCAAGTGGCGGCATGGATCGATGGGGCGATGCCGCAACGTGCAGAAACGGTGCAAGGTTATGTGCAGGGGATTCACACGTATTGGCTGATGCAAAAAGCATTGGAACAAAGTGGTTATAAAACATCTAGTACTGTGAGTGTTGAAACTCGTTACCGCTATAACCCAGATATTAAAAGTTTACCTGCAATGACCCCCGCAGTATTGCCTTTATTATTACTGTTGATTCCTGCCATGTTGACTGCTTTATCTGTGGTGCGAGAAAAAGAATTAGGTTCGATTGTGAATTTGTATGTCACACCAGTGACGCGGACAGAATTTTTAATTGGTAAACAGATTCCATATATCTTGTTGGCAATGTTGAACTATTTCCTTATGTGTTTGGTCATGGTTACTTTATTTGATGTACCTGTAAAAGGTAGCTTCTTTGCTCTGACCTTAGCTTCTTTTTTGTTTGTAATTTTTGCCACAGGTATGGGCCTATTGGCATCTACTATTACCAAAAGCCAGATTGCTTCAATGTTTTTAGTCATGATTGGGACTTTGATACCAGTTATGCAGTTTGCTGGAATTATCAATCCTGTATCTTCTTTGGAAGGTTTTGGGCGTTGGTTTGGGGAGATATATCCTGCAACACATATGGTGAATATCAGCCGTGGAATTTTTAATAAAGGTTTGGACTTTGCAGATCTCAAGCAGGCTATCTGGATAATGGCTCTCGCTGTTCCGGTGATTATGTTTGCGGCCATTGTTTTGTTGAAAAAACAGGAGCAATAAGATGTTCACAAAATTACAGAATATCTATCAGCTCGGCTGTAAAGAGCTTTGGAGCTTGTGGCGAGATCCGATAATGTTAGTGTTGATTATTTACACGTTTACCTTATCGATTTACACCTCATCAACTGCAGTGAAAGACACGCTAAATATGGCCCCTATTGCAATTGTTGATGAGGATCACTCGATTTTGTCTGAGCGGATTTCCTCAGCTTTTTATCCACCAAATTTCACCAGTAAAACGGCTATGCTCAGTACGATGGATTCGGGGATGGATGCTGGTGAGTTTACTTTTGCTGTAAATATTCCAGCAAATTTTCAGCTAGATGTATTATCTGGCGACAGCGCTGAGATTCAGGTCAATGTCGATGCGACCCGCATGAGTCAGGCTATGTCTGGTGCAGGCTATATTCAGCGAATTATTCAGGCTGAAGTGAATGAATATGTGCTGCGTAACCGTGAAGTTACTAATCTGCCTATAGATTTGGCGATACGCTCCCGTTTTAATCCAACACTGGAAAATCAATGGTTTATGAGTGTCATGCGGATTATTAATAACGTGGCAATGCTTTCAATTATTCTGACTGGTGCAGCGCTGATTCGTGAACGTGAGCATGGCACCATTGAACATTTGATGGTGATGCCAGTAACGGTATTTGAAATCATGATGTCCAAAGTCTGGTCAATGAGTCTTGTGGTATTGATCGCAGTATTTGTTGGCTTAAAAGTCGTGATTCAGGGTGTATTGCATGTCCCGATTGATGGTAGTTTGCCGCTCTTTTTCTTTGGCGCCTTACTCACACTGTTTGCAACAACTTCAATGGGTATTTACATGGCAACTGTATCTAAATCTATGCCGCAGTTTGGTTTGCTCATGATGCTCGTATTGATTCCGATGCAAATGCTATCAGGCGGCTCAACTCCACGTGAAAGTATGCCGGAAATTGTACAGCACGTGATGATGATTGCCCCAACGACGCATTTTGTTTCCTTAGCTCAAGCCATTTTATACCGCAATGCTGGATTTGATGTGGTATGGCCATCTTTTGTATGGCTGTTAGGTATTGCAGTGGTATTTTTCTATATATCGTGGAAACGCTTTAAAGACACCATTCATACCATGGCTTAACAATTTCCTTTTGGCAGGCAGTGTCCATCCCTTAAAAGACTGCCTACTTTTTTTATTCAGTAATGAAAACATGATATTCATTGCATATTCTGGGGGTGCTCTGGTGGGCGAACTTTTACTCAGTTTATCTTTGTCGCAATTGTTGACTATTATGGCGTCTGCTCTAGGCAGCGGTATATTAATTGGCTTAGAGCGCGAACGTCATAATAATGCAGCCGGTGAACCAAGCTTTGCAGGATTACGCTCATTTACAATCGCGGCTTTGTTAGGAGCATTGTGCTTTTTAATTCACCTTGCTGTAGGGATTGTGGGAGCAGCAGCCGTCACTGCTTTTTGTTTATACAGCTTGTACAAACAGCAAAAAGATATAGGCAGTACCACGGAGCTTGCTTTTTTAATGACCTACTTAATAGGTGCATTGTGTGTATTCAATCCCTTGTTTGCAGCAGGTCTGGCCGTATTGCTCACCATTGTTTTAAGGGCAAAAGGCGTAATGCATCGTTTTGCAGGGCAAACCATTCGAGATTTTGAATTGCGTGATGGCTTGTTTCTGTTGGCATTAATCTTAATTGCTTTGCCATTGATGCCAAATCAGCCGTATTGGGACTCTGTGCTGAATCCCTATGTCATTCTGAAATTAGTGATTTTAATTCTGATTGTACAGTCTTTGGCGCATGTGGCGAAAAGGCTTTTCTCACAAGATAAAGCACTTATTTTATCGTCTTTCGCTTCAGGTTTTGTATCCAGTACAGCAACGGTTGCAAGTTATGGCATGCAAGTGCGTGCAGGAAAGGCGGATGCAAAAATAAGTGCAGGCGCAGCCTTGCTTTCCTGTGTTTCAACCTTGGTGCAATTGTTGATTGTCGTTGCAGGAGTCAGCCTAGGGTGGCTGAAATTTTTACTGTTGCCATGTATTGCAGGCATTGTGATGTTAACTGTGACCGCTTTATTTTTACTCCATAAAATGCCTATGTCTTCACAGCAGAAAAATGTGTCATCAGAAACAAGCAATATGGCTGAAGATTCCCGCATGTTCAGTATCAAAGAAGCCGTGATTATTGCACTAACACTTACGGTGATTCAGGCCTTAGTTTATGGACTGAGCGTACTGTTGGGGGATAAAGGTTTAATCATAGGCACCCTATTGGCTTCACTTTTTGAAGTACATGCTGCGATGACTGCTGTCGTCGTACAGGGTGATATTCATAACAGTATTTTGGTTTATGCAATGGTACTCGGTTTGGCAACTCATTCAGGTTCAAAATGCGTAAATGCCTTTATGACAGGTGGCTGGAGATATGGCATTTATTTCGCTCCAGTACAGATCGTGCATGTGTTATGTGTAGGCGGATTACTGCTGCTTCAAGTTTAAATAGCGATGAAGGATTGTGGTGATGAAATTTTTAAAAAAAGAAATCAGGTACTTATATTGAAAACCAAGAAGTATAGGGGAAACGATGCATCAAGTTTTTGCAGAATTATTCGGTGGTGTTGGCTTATTTTTGCTGGGCATGACTTTAATGACCAATGGGTTAAAGGATGCAACAGGTGAAACGCTTAAAAAGTTATTAACTAAATTTACCGAAACGCAGTTTAAAGCCATGCTGTCAGGTATAGGCCTAACTTTATTGGTTCAATCTTCAACTGCAACGACAATGGCCACAATTGGCTTCGTAAATGCAGGGATCATGAGTTTTGCTCAAGCCATTGGTGTTATGATTGGGGCCAATATCGGAACCACAAGCACGGGATGGATGGTTGCGCTATTAGGCTTGAAATTTTCAATTTCAATGATCGCACTGCCTTTGATTGGATTTGGCGCTGTCATCAATTTATTAGGTAAAGACCGAATTGCAGTATTGGGTTTAATTATT from Moraxella osloensis carries:
- a CDS encoding nitrilase-related carbon-nitrogen hydrolase, with amino-acid sequence MTKLTKFAIVELNSQTDILANLQSIELGIKIASERGTRMVILPENAFCFGKQGFASQYFDALKAWSAHAARHYGVYLLAGTLPCPYRPDGTPVADGKLRQSSLLFDPAGDCLARYDKIHLFKATVNDSTGNYDEGRTFEAGKELIVADTEFGKVGMMVCFDIRFPTLAVKLRELGADILTAPSAFTYQTGKAHWHALLTARALDSRQSKT
- a CDS encoding IS30 family transposase, which gives rise to MLESRKEGFSARKFAELIKRHPSTIYRELKRNSINDVYQAQYASDNTFARRRRGHRKLKIDSILWKFIVEAIRCLWSPQQIAKRLKTFPDLDQTMNVSHTTIYSTIRALPKGELKKDLLSCLRHENKKRKANGEPKKDSILQDIKTIHERPAEVQERKIPGHWEADLIKGKDNKSSIATLIERNTRLCILATLPDAKAESVRKALTEALKYLPAELRKTLTYDRGREMAEHKILEEDLGIDVYFCDPHSPWQKGTCENMNGLIRQYLPKGIDLNQADQHYLNQVAMSLNTRPRKALDWLTPLEKFAQLVDYHKTFQTVAPHV
- a CDS encoding IS1595-like element ISAcra1 family transposase, yielding MIENSKLSHYKIKKIIQCFCVDIPASKTALLLNLNRNTINYWYMLFRETIYDHQTDLRAKFVGSIEVDESYFGAKRQRGFHGKLKRGRGTLKQPVFGIFERNGRVYTEIVPDCKMKTLQEVIIGKVSLESVIYSDGWRGYNGLVDVGYSKHFRVNHGANVFARGQCHINGIESFWSFCKRRLAKFNGISKEYFDYHLKETEWRWMREPNELATELWNLIR
- a CDS encoding TetR/AcrR family transcriptional regulator, translated to MGFENSSILEKSKKSEQIFINKKIQARAVESDLKMVKQTIKLLSEGGVSAVTLEAVGVNAGYSRGLVTRRYGSKDKLLIRVLDYLENWLNEKSKLSTKNKYGLDAINSLLLNVADDVYVYREKYRAYFWLRFYGLESNKALNEYLVNSQSVRESDNIKWLKEALVLEQLSRNVDIEMVADFIMTSLMGLVHKWMVDQNFNIELRLRQLVHVHLKNMFNHSHLYHAVNYWGE
- a CDS encoding efflux transporter outer membrane subunit, encoding MQFTSLKWMCVVLTSSLVGCSQITPLPEHQVALSQTYPLQTQGNYQVLSWDNYVNDQQLINLVDLALVSNQDLKIASLRIHEAQAAYGIQRAELFPNIGGNAGMERNHVPADLSYVGREMTTSQYSVGLGMNQWELDLWGRIRSLNEAALQQFFAVESNVQAVRNSLIQQTVLSYLTLSELDKRIYFAQRSVQNYEKSVRLFKRRYEVGASSKVEYMQAKTMLSNGQALVTQLEKSRALTANYLVQLVGQPTSLHQTDLDQVTFKTGVLHTGLPSDLLLNRADIRASEAMLKSKHANINAARAAFFPRITLTGSLGTASADLDGLFKSGSSVWSFAPSISVPIFTAGRLKNNLTLAEVRKEIAVAEYEKTVQNAFREVSDALVQQKYLDQQLRIQKQGLSAFQETARLAQLRYDNGAVGYLDVLDAQRNLLSAEQQWIETQSSLMQSYVSLYFALGGDTAFAKKI
- a CDS encoding HlyD family secretion protein — protein: MNFKKITIAGFIVVLGLVAYLIWKNMNKPDTDALVSGNGRIEATEINVSSKLSGQLEEILVKEGDFVEPGQILARVKISALEAQLRELEAQQRQAQDAIATAEAQVSMRISEKSAAEAMVQQRETELMAAKNRLARTEVLAKEGASSKQQLDDERASAQQVAAVLSAAKAQVQSAQGAIVASKSQVSAAHSQVDAIKASIERIKFDMDDAQLRAPLKARVQFRVAQPGELVAAGGRVLNLIDLSDVYMTFFLPETVAGHIAIGTEVRIVLDAAKNVVIPAKVSFVADTAQFTPKSVETESERQKLMFRVKAKIDPTLLNNNIEQVKTGLPGVAYIKIDDQAVWPTFLEKKAK
- the rbbA gene encoding ribosome-associated ATPase/putative transporter RbbA, which gives rise to MMTQQSEKGSFVAEIENVSLKYGKTVALNKVSLTLPAGCMIGLIGPDGVGKSSLLALLSGAKIVQQGKVTVLGGDIADKYHRIQVCPYIAYMPQGLGKNLYKTLTVEENLQFVARLFGHDAIERRKRIDELTKSTGLYNFLDRPAGKLSGGMKQKLSLCCSLIHDPDFLILDEPTTGVDPLARAQFWELINRIRKVRPHMSVIVATAYMDEAQGFDWLAMMDDGEILKTGTPQELLSQTQSISLEDAFIKLLPEEKKAGYEPVVIPPLPDYGSDTFALEAKDLTVKFGDFTAVDHVNFQIKRGEIFGFLGSNGCGKSTTMKVLTGLLEASEGQAWLFGQPVEGSNIETRRRVGYMSQAFSLYSELTIVQNLVLHAKLFHVPQEQIEPRVQLMLERFDLENVKEKLPDDLPLGVRQRLSLAVALVHNPEILILDEPTSGVDPIARDNFWRYLINLSRNDGVTIFISTHFMNEALRCDRMSMMHAGRVLDSASPAQLIKNRHAETLEEAFIGYLIDAGAGTKDQPNDLAKSIAETNGSKELNAKPKKFSLRRLLSVAWRESLELARDPIRATMALMGSLILLLVMGYGITMDVEDLKFAVLDRDQTSLSQNYSMSIAGSRYFIEQPALQSYDDIDQRMRSGDISLAIEIPPNFARDVARGEQVQVAAWIDGAMPQRAETVQGYVQGIHTYWLMQKALEQSGYKTSSTVSVETRYRYNPDIKSLPAMTPAVLPLLLLLIPAMLTALSVVREKELGSIVNLYVTPVTRTEFLIGKQIPYILLAMLNYFLMCLVMVTLFDVPVKGSFFALTLASFLFVIFATGMGLLASTITKSQIASMFLVMIGTLIPVMQFAGIINPVSSLEGFGRWFGEIYPATHMVNISRGIFNKGLDFADLKQAIWIMALAVPVIMFAAIVLLKKQEQ
- a CDS encoding ABC transporter permease, which translates into the protein MFTKLQNIYQLGCKELWSLWRDPIMLVLIIYTFTLSIYTSSTAVKDTLNMAPIAIVDEDHSILSERISSAFYPPNFTSKTAMLSTMDSGMDAGEFTFAVNIPANFQLDVLSGDSAEIQVNVDATRMSQAMSGAGYIQRIIQAEVNEYVLRNREVTNLPIDLAIRSRFNPTLENQWFMSVMRIINNVAMLSIILTGAALIREREHGTIEHLMVMPVTVFEIMMSKVWSMSLVVLIAVFVGLKVVIQGVLHVPIDGSLPLFFFGALLTLFATTSMGIYMATVSKSMPQFGLLMMLVLIPMQMLSGGSTPRESMPEIVQHVMMIAPTTHFVSLAQAILYRNAGFDVVWPSFVWLLGIAVVFFYISWKRFKDTIHTMA
- a CDS encoding MgtC/SapB family protein; its protein translation is MIFIAYSGGALVGELLLSLSLSQLLTIMASALGSGILIGLERERHNNAAGEPSFAGLRSFTIAALLGALCFLIHLAVGIVGAAAVTAFCLYSLYKQQKDIGSTTELAFLMTYLIGALCVFNPLFAAGLAVLLTIVLRAKGVMHRFAGQTIRDFELRDGLFLLALILIALPLMPNQPYWDSVLNPYVILKLVILILIVQSLAHVAKRLFSQDKALILSSFASGFVSSTATVASYGMQVRAGKADAKISAGAALLSCVSTLVQLLIVVAGVSLGWLKFLLLPCIAGIVMLTVTALFLLHKMPMSSQQKNVSSETSNMAEDSRMFSIKEAVIIALTLTVIQALVYGLSVLLGDKGLIIGTLLASLFEVHAAMTAVVVQGDIHNSILVYAMVLGLATHSGSKCVNAFMTGGWRYGIYFAPVQIVHVLCVGGLLLLQV